A region from the Arthrobacter roseus genome encodes:
- a CDS encoding SGNH/GDSL hydrolase family protein produces the protein MPDYTTGGIQYPLAGDFIKKDSVEGKLADDMKSLALSANDAITVEGARVEGSAMDNTEAVRVARIDSSPLGVARNIVINPGPNTASPSWLVSWGAGGVGDRSFVLDQTAPSKVAYIRHKWTTAATNYAAIIRSVASPATSEAMYSGSIWVRSSIPNIMGATLSFYNEAGTQLGANVYNRLYQVSPNQWTRLDVNGYTAPTGTAFIRIGAAVNSAGAPYSTNDTLDVSAAIVTLDSRVFGYFDGTRGDAYWEGAPDSSATVAAITTPEFGAPFTNAPTHAGVSAGRYSRDRRLYLPDGATVEPLRRRIQKALDGEGSFRLAWLGHSIVAGQGGVPGVVDNVRLFQQRSAQSGVSSAGMVPAVNNTTTDARVTLDPEWASIGAPRSNMQLHRRCVVAGKQYTYASTTAGTNVEIYTFGNGSAVTYSIDGSAPVTITPTGVGAIQITTVGGLANTNHTVVITSTTTAAAYLLGVSVHATTGLRVGNFGYSGSWAADWRSDYFTSSQRFYNGYNNVFSNWAADAAIIELGANELIHGSTAGTLESNLGNMVSEATSAGKDVVLVLGTPVEDPTRTTWVKDYCPAVYRVADMYRVPLVDLTAHWISRPVAAAQDFYYDQWHPNSKGYFDLHDVMADVLLP, from the coding sequence ATGCCCGATTACACCACAGGCGGCATCCAGTACCCGCTCGCTGGGGACTTCATCAAAAAGGACAGCGTAGAGGGGAAGCTCGCGGATGACATGAAGTCGCTGGCATTATCGGCGAATGATGCAATCACGGTCGAAGGTGCGCGGGTTGAGGGGTCCGCGATGGACAACACGGAAGCAGTAAGGGTCGCTAGGATTGATTCATCCCCGCTGGGTGTAGCAAGGAATATAGTAATCAACCCTGGGCCGAATACTGCATCCCCATCATGGTTGGTATCTTGGGGAGCCGGTGGAGTTGGGGATCGGTCTTTTGTACTCGACCAAACAGCCCCGTCTAAGGTGGCTTACATCCGGCACAAGTGGACTACTGCCGCCACCAATTACGCTGCGATCATTCGATCTGTTGCGTCACCCGCGACCAGTGAGGCTATGTACTCAGGGTCAATCTGGGTCCGGTCTTCGATTCCAAATATCATGGGTGCCACGCTCTCCTTCTACAACGAGGCTGGAACCCAACTGGGAGCAAACGTTTACAATCGTCTCTACCAGGTGTCGCCGAACCAATGGACACGCCTCGACGTCAATGGATACACCGCACCAACAGGGACCGCATTCATCAGAATAGGCGCTGCAGTGAACAGCGCCGGGGCGCCATACTCCACGAATGACACACTCGACGTTAGCGCGGCAATCGTCACCCTTGACTCAAGAGTCTTCGGTTACTTCGATGGGACGAGAGGCGATGCTTATTGGGAGGGTGCCCCGGATTCCTCCGCAACAGTGGCCGCCATTACTACTCCCGAATTTGGCGCGCCATTCACCAACGCACCCACCCACGCTGGGGTGAGCGCCGGGCGCTACTCGCGGGATAGAAGGCTCTACTTGCCTGATGGTGCCACGGTGGAACCATTGCGGCGTCGAATCCAAAAGGCTTTAGATGGCGAGGGTTCATTTCGGTTGGCGTGGCTTGGGCATTCCATTGTTGCCGGGCAAGGCGGAGTTCCTGGGGTTGTAGACAACGTTCGCCTATTCCAGCAGCGTTCAGCGCAATCTGGAGTTTCGTCTGCCGGGATGGTGCCTGCGGTAAATAACACCACGACTGATGCGCGAGTGACGCTTGATCCTGAATGGGCCTCCATTGGCGCACCCCGCTCTAATATGCAACTCCACCGACGTTGCGTTGTTGCTGGGAAGCAGTACACCTATGCGTCCACCACGGCGGGGACAAATGTGGAAATTTACACGTTCGGCAACGGTTCGGCAGTCACCTACAGCATTGACGGATCTGCGCCCGTGACAATCACCCCGACTGGCGTTGGTGCTATTCAAATTACTACCGTTGGCGGGCTGGCAAACACGAACCACACCGTTGTTATTACCAGCACGACAACAGCCGCGGCATACCTACTCGGTGTATCCGTTCACGCCACTACCGGGCTGCGGGTAGGTAATTTTGGGTACTCGGGATCGTGGGCCGCTGATTGGCGTAGCGATTACTTCACATCATCGCAGCGCTTCTATAACGGCTATAACAATGTCTTCTCAAACTGGGCAGCCGACGCCGCAATCATTGAACTCGGGGCAAATGAGCTCATCCATGGTTCGACCGCAGGAACCCTAGAATCGAACCTTGGGAACATGGTGTCGGAGGCCACATCTGCGGGCAAGGATGTTGTATTGGTTCTCGGGACACCCGTGGAGGATCCAACGAGGACTACATGGGTCAAGGACTACTGCCCAGCAGTTTATAGGGTAGCCGATATGTACCGGGTGCCTCTCGTGGACCTCACTGCGCACTGGATCAGCCGACCCGTTGCTGCAGCGCAGGATTTCTACTATGACCAGTGGCACCCTAACTCCAAGGGGTACTTCGATCTACACGACGTCATGGCAGACGTTCTACTTCCCTAA
- a CDS encoding phage tail tape measure protein has translation MADRSVTIRIQANVQGLVAGYRTAQKATADFGSQTQKFAQNNRQSLEEVGQAGMVAGGVLAAGFGLALTKFASFDKAMSGVQAATHATTGDMELLREAAIKTGADTAFSAEEAAKGIEEMAKAGVSTADILGGGLDGALALAAAGSLEVGEAAELASTAMTQFGLSGEDIPHIADLLAAGAGKAQGSVQDMGQALKQAGLVADGVGLTIEETTGGLAAFASAGLVGERAGTSFKSMLQRLTPQSKEAKDKMVELGLSAYNSQGDFIGLSEYAGELQTALGDMTAEQRNSTMATLFGSDAVLAASVLYEQGSKGVEKWEEAVSDAGYAAETAALMQDNLAGDLEKLGGAFDTVFLQAGSGANDALRGLVQTLEDVVDAVGKIPTPVLSAVGVVAGLTGGALLLGGAFITAVPRIADTVSAISDLRAKAPRATSALGKLGKAAGIAAVGFIALQAASSVNNSLGGGAKSAEEMAQALLRAKNEGKSLEDVFSSDTFSNANNFANFQDDIGGVGDAVARVNDLSFGDTMNDWVHGLTGMKGPANEVRESLTSIDEALLGYVSSGNVEAAADGFRRIAEDAEASGVSLETTAESFPQYINSLRELATGAGVALTDQELLNWAMGEVPAAMEAAAGSTEKQAAAAEQAAAAAEEAAVASEEMEEALAEVGLSADGTVTSLETFIGVLQESGLLTLSANDAARGYEEAIDAVGIGIEKLIADNGSLAGVLNATADGFNRDTQAGRDAETMFDGLASAAATNTQAMADAGGTQEELQTQLGNTYDSLITAAGQFGITGEQADALARDVMGIPAEAKIDTWMSDSAKRMAEETTGAAEAIPDSVRIESSMSAAAKETADATKKSADDVPEQETIDSWMSDKAFIEAIRTRAAALGIPESEAIDSYMSSAARNEADKTTARVLGIPEGASVSSYMEAYARIEADALKASLDRVDGRSVNTYATHTNKVINVTERNEIVRPGQVGRNANGGRIPRNATGGRLPTTGPGTDTTDGILGVLGNGTPISLLDGGEQITSSAMTNKHSSLLWAIHRDDPRLSSIPALAGGGRVSSGYAPMSPAYAGGSGVGASIDYERLASLINAKPVIANLRIGNRDVAQANIVGRKELRL, from the coding sequence ATGGCTGATCGGTCAGTAACAATTCGCATCCAGGCCAACGTGCAGGGCCTCGTCGCTGGTTACAGGACAGCACAGAAGGCTACTGCTGACTTCGGCTCGCAGACGCAGAAGTTCGCCCAAAACAATCGCCAGTCGCTAGAAGAAGTTGGACAGGCCGGAATGGTTGCCGGTGGTGTGCTGGCTGCTGGATTTGGTCTAGCGCTGACTAAGTTCGCGTCCTTCGATAAGGCGATGTCTGGGGTCCAGGCTGCTACTCACGCGACGACTGGTGACATGGAGTTACTGCGCGAGGCTGCAATCAAGACCGGCGCTGACACGGCGTTTTCCGCTGAGGAAGCCGCCAAAGGTATCGAGGAAATGGCTAAGGCTGGCGTCTCGACCGCTGACATTCTCGGCGGCGGACTTGACGGTGCGCTAGCTCTGGCCGCTGCGGGGTCGCTGGAGGTTGGCGAGGCTGCGGAGCTGGCCTCTACTGCCATGACGCAGTTTGGTCTTTCCGGTGAGGATATTCCTCACATTGCCGACCTTTTGGCCGCTGGTGCTGGCAAGGCTCAGGGTTCTGTTCAGGATATGGGGCAGGCACTCAAGCAAGCTGGTCTCGTCGCGGATGGTGTCGGGCTCACGATTGAGGAGACCACGGGCGGGCTGGCGGCGTTCGCGTCCGCTGGCTTGGTTGGCGAGCGTGCTGGTACATCATTCAAGTCGATGTTGCAGCGACTAACTCCGCAGTCGAAAGAAGCTAAAGATAAAATGGTTGAACTTGGGTTGTCGGCCTATAATTCTCAGGGTGACTTCATTGGGCTCTCCGAGTATGCGGGCGAGTTGCAGACCGCGCTCGGTGACATGACTGCAGAGCAACGTAACTCCACTATGGCTACACTTTTCGGATCCGATGCTGTCCTCGCCGCCTCGGTACTGTACGAGCAGGGTTCTAAGGGCGTCGAGAAGTGGGAAGAAGCTGTCTCGGATGCTGGCTATGCCGCTGAAACTGCCGCATTAATGCAGGACAACCTAGCCGGTGACCTTGAGAAGCTGGGCGGGGCATTTGACACCGTGTTCCTGCAGGCCGGATCGGGCGCTAACGATGCGCTCCGTGGGCTCGTGCAGACCCTTGAAGACGTAGTGGACGCAGTGGGTAAGATTCCTACGCCTGTCCTATCTGCGGTTGGTGTGGTCGCTGGACTAACCGGCGGCGCACTCCTGCTGGGTGGTGCGTTCATTACAGCGGTCCCTCGTATAGCCGATACGGTTAGTGCGATCAGCGACCTTCGGGCCAAGGCACCGAGGGCCACATCCGCTCTCGGGAAGCTCGGCAAGGCTGCTGGAATCGCCGCTGTCGGATTCATTGCATTACAGGCCGCTTCCTCTGTAAATAACTCACTCGGCGGCGGCGCTAAATCTGCTGAAGAGATGGCACAGGCACTTCTCCGCGCCAAGAATGAAGGCAAGAGCTTGGAGGATGTATTTTCTAGTGACACGTTCTCTAATGCAAATAATTTTGCCAACTTCCAAGACGATATTGGAGGGGTCGGGGATGCAGTAGCCCGAGTAAATGACCTCTCATTCGGTGACACCATGAACGATTGGGTTCACGGACTGACCGGGATGAAGGGGCCAGCCAATGAGGTTCGGGAATCTCTAACCAGTATTGATGAGGCATTACTCGGTTACGTCTCTTCCGGCAATGTAGAAGCAGCTGCGGATGGGTTCCGTAGGATTGCCGAGGATGCAGAGGCGTCTGGTGTTTCGCTGGAGACTACGGCGGAAAGTTTTCCGCAATATATCAACAGCTTGCGCGAACTGGCTACGGGTGCTGGTGTTGCCCTGACTGACCAGGAACTATTGAACTGGGCGATGGGTGAAGTGCCTGCAGCTATGGAGGCCGCCGCTGGGTCCACTGAGAAGCAAGCAGCAGCCGCCGAGCAAGCAGCCGCCGCTGCTGAGGAAGCGGCGGTAGCGTCAGAGGAAATGGAAGAGGCCCTTGCAGAGGTTGGTCTTTCCGCTGACGGTACTGTCACGTCACTGGAAACATTCATTGGCGTCTTGCAGGAATCCGGACTACTTACCCTCTCCGCTAATGATGCAGCGCGTGGGTACGAGGAAGCGATTGATGCTGTCGGTATCGGCATTGAAAAGCTGATCGCGGACAACGGATCACTTGCTGGCGTACTCAATGCGACCGCGGACGGTTTCAATCGGGATACTCAGGCTGGCCGTGACGCTGAGACCATGTTCGACGGGCTGGCTAGTGCTGCGGCGACGAATACGCAGGCCATGGCAGACGCGGGGGGCACTCAGGAAGAGCTACAGACACAGCTCGGCAACACCTATGATTCGCTGATCACCGCGGCGGGTCAGTTCGGCATTACGGGCGAACAGGCCGACGCGCTGGCGCGTGACGTAATGGGCATCCCGGCTGAGGCAAAGATTGATACGTGGATGTCAGACAGCGCCAAGCGTATGGCTGAGGAAACCACGGGAGCGGCTGAGGCCATCCCGGATTCGGTGCGGATCGAATCGTCCATGTCGGCAGCTGCGAAAGAAACTGCGGATGCGACGAAGAAGTCCGCTGACGATGTGCCCGAGCAGGAGACTATCGATTCGTGGATGTCAGATAAGGCGTTCATCGAGGCGATACGGACTCGTGCCGCGGCGTTGGGTATTCCTGAGTCCGAGGCTATCGACTCCTACATGTCGTCGGCTGCACGCAATGAGGCAGATAAGACGACAGCGCGGGTGCTGGGCATCCCTGAGGGCGCATCTGTTTCGTCGTACATGGAAGCGTATGCACGCATCGAGGCCGACGCGCTCAAGGCGTCTCTTGACCGTGTGGATGGGCGCAGCGTCAACACCTACGCCACGCACACGAACAAGGTCATCAACGTTACCGAGCGCAACGAGATCGTTCGCCCGGGGCAGGTAGGTAGGAACGCTAATGGTGGGCGCATACCGCGCAACGCTACGGGTGGACGGTTGCCGACGACTGGGCCGGGTACTGACACGACTGACGGGATCCTTGGGGTGCTAGGTAATGGCACTCCCATTTCATTGCTGGATGGCGGAGAGCAGATCACATCGAGTGCGATGACCAATAAGCACTCGAGTCTACTGTGGGCGATCCATCGTGACGACCCGCGCTTGTCTTCCATCCCAGCGCTCGCTGGTGGCGGTCGAGTATCAAGTGGTTACGCGCCAATGTCGCCGGCTTATGCGGGTGGTTCTGGGGTTGGTGCATCCATTGACTATGAGCGTCTAGCTTCACTAATCAACGCCAAGCCGGTCATTGCTAATCTTCGGATCGGCAATAGGGACGTAGCACAAGCGAACATTGTTGGCCGTAAGGAGCTGCGTCTATGA
- a CDS encoding DUF6093 family protein has protein sequence MISSDELAQAQAFAETFMVDTCAATRGSGDPVFNPDTGQYEPSSMVIYPTPEQVAAGNPGRCRMQTSRPQPANPEAGGAVFTVETVTLQVPAGVSLNVGDLAEITDSVNPVLVGNVYRITGLSEKTHETKRTYAVEVMS, from the coding sequence GTGATTAGTAGTGATGAACTAGCGCAGGCTCAGGCGTTCGCTGAAACGTTCATGGTGGACACTTGCGCCGCCACTCGCGGATCCGGCGACCCGGTGTTCAATCCGGACACGGGCCAGTATGAGCCATCATCCATGGTGATTTATCCGACTCCTGAGCAGGTTGCGGCCGGTAATCCTGGCCGTTGTCGAATGCAGACATCACGTCCACAACCGGCGAACCCGGAAGCGGGCGGCGCGGTGTTCACAGTGGAGACCGTGACACTACAAGTGCCCGCTGGCGTCTCACTGAATGTTGGTGATCTAGCCGAGATTACAGACTCAGTGAATCCAGTTCTAGTCGGCAATGTCTACCGGATCACTGGGCTATCTGAGAAGACGCACGAGACGAAACGCACCTACGCCGTGGAGGTTATGTCATGA
- a CDS encoding phage major capsid protein, whose protein sequence is MAGIDINRSTSGVLLPPEVSGEIWSNAITESAVMQLSRQITLPGSGVSIPIITGDAEADWVAETAEKPVSRATLGNKLITPYKLAVIEPFSNEFRRDLPGLYAELARRLPSALARKFDSTVLAGAAPGSNFDVLTGAAAVGISGDTYGGLVAADQAVATGGGLLNGWALSPQARGLLLGAVDAQGRPLFINNVQTDGAVPALLGAPVYTSKAVYLADIDGAGVGTDSQLGYAGDWTSAMFGTVEGVQISVSDQATINDGGTQLNLWQRDMFAIRAEIEIGFRVRDIAHFAKLTNATQA, encoded by the coding sequence ATGGCTGGTATCGACATCAACCGGAGTACATCCGGCGTACTACTCCCCCCGGAGGTCTCCGGGGAAATCTGGTCGAATGCGATCACCGAGTCTGCTGTCATGCAGCTCTCTCGTCAGATCACTCTTCCCGGTTCGGGTGTATCCATCCCGATCATCACTGGTGACGCTGAGGCTGACTGGGTAGCTGAGACCGCTGAGAAGCCGGTATCTCGTGCAACTCTCGGCAATAAGCTCATCACCCCCTACAAGCTGGCTGTGATTGAGCCGTTCTCGAACGAGTTCCGCCGCGATCTTCCCGGCTTGTACGCGGAGTTGGCCCGCCGACTCCCGTCTGCACTGGCGCGGAAGTTTGACTCCACGGTTCTGGCTGGTGCCGCTCCGGGCTCGAACTTCGATGTCCTCACAGGTGCCGCTGCAGTTGGAATCTCGGGCGACACTTATGGTGGCCTCGTTGCCGCTGATCAGGCTGTCGCTACCGGCGGTGGGCTGTTGAATGGTTGGGCGCTCTCCCCGCAGGCACGCGGGCTCCTGCTCGGCGCTGTTGACGCGCAGGGCCGTCCCTTGTTCATCAATAACGTCCAGACAGACGGGGCTGTTCCGGCTCTGCTTGGTGCTCCCGTCTACACCTCGAAGGCTGTCTACCTGGCAGACATCGACGGCGCCGGCGTTGGTACTGATTCGCAGCTCGGTTACGCAGGTGACTGGACTTCGGCAATGTTCGGCACGGTTGAGGGTGTCCAGATCAGCGTTTCCGATCAGGCAACCATCAACGACGGCGGGACACAGCTCAACTTGTGGCAGCGGGACATGTTTGCGATCCGCGCTGAAATCGAGATCGGTTTCCGCGTCCGCGACATCGCCCACTTCGCGAAGCTGACCAACGCTACTCAGGCGTAA
- a CDS encoding phage portal protein has protein sequence MALSVEETNLVSSLAIQGSANTQADLKNDRYYEGSQRLEHIGLAVPPELRRFETLVNWSRTTVDSVADRLAMRRFYLPGQEVASAALREGWDYNNLDSESVIHHQEAMILGRGYVTVGTNEEDPEHPLITVESPREITVDVDKRHRRINAALRLYGQDETDLTPKYATLYRPNSTVWLEKNNGRWTDISRDDHNLGRVPIVMFLNRRRIGRWNGVSEMTDVIPLVDAAARSLTNLQIAAETVSVPQKWVLGMTKGDFVDKEGNPIPQWQAYFGAIWANGNKDAKVGQFDSADLSNFHATVNHYAQLAASVTGLPTRYFGQNSVNPPAEGAIRADEARLILNVERKQANFGDGWGWVMALYERFRTEKWPEGNRIKTDWYDAGTPTKAQTADALSKLYANGNGVFSREGVWDEMGWSEARKEQERGYFERESRMAITSLEKDVSEAL, from the coding sequence GTGGCGCTAAGCGTTGAAGAGACTAATCTCGTTTCGTCTTTGGCTATTCAGGGATCAGCCAACACTCAGGCTGACTTGAAGAATGACCGATACTACGAGGGCTCGCAACGCTTGGAGCATATCGGACTAGCCGTGCCACCAGAGCTGCGGCGGTTTGAAACGCTGGTGAACTGGTCAAGGACGACCGTTGATTCCGTGGCTGATCGGCTGGCTATGCGGCGCTTCTACTTGCCGGGGCAGGAAGTCGCGTCTGCAGCGCTTCGTGAGGGTTGGGACTATAACAACCTGGATTCCGAGTCTGTTATTCATCACCAAGAGGCGATGATACTTGGCCGTGGCTATGTAACCGTGGGCACAAATGAGGAAGACCCCGAGCATCCGCTGATCACCGTCGAGTCGCCGCGTGAAATCACCGTGGACGTCGATAAGCGACACCGTAGGATAAACGCCGCGCTGCGCCTATACGGGCAAGACGAGACCGACCTGACACCAAAGTATGCGACTCTCTACCGCCCGAACTCGACCGTCTGGCTAGAGAAGAACAACGGGCGATGGACGGACATATCACGAGATGATCACAATCTGGGCCGTGTCCCGATTGTGATGTTCTTGAATCGCCGACGCATTGGGCGTTGGAATGGTGTTTCGGAGATGACCGACGTAATCCCGCTAGTGGATGCCGCCGCCCGCTCTCTGACTAACCTGCAGATCGCAGCCGAGACCGTATCCGTTCCCCAGAAGTGGGTGCTCGGGATGACTAAGGGTGACTTCGTTGATAAGGAAGGCAACCCGATCCCGCAGTGGCAAGCCTACTTTGGCGCTATCTGGGCTAATGGGAACAAGGACGCGAAGGTCGGTCAGTTCGATTCCGCAGACCTAAGCAACTTCCACGCGACAGTGAATCATTATGCACAGCTCGCGGCTTCCGTGACTGGACTGCCCACCCGTTATTTTGGGCAGAATAGCGTGAATCCTCCCGCTGAGGGTGCGATCCGCGCTGACGAGGCCCGACTCATCCTGAACGTGGAACGCAAGCAAGCGAACTTCGGTGACGGTTGGGGCTGGGTTATGGCCCTTTATGAGCGGTTCCGCACCGAGAAGTGGCCTGAAGGTAACCGGATCAAGACCGACTGGTACGACGCCGGCACACCCACGAAGGCACAGACCGCAGACGCACTCTCGAAGCTCTACGCAAACGGCAATGGCGTGTTTTCCCGTGAAGGTGTTTGGGATGAGATGGGATGGTCTGAGGCGCGCAAGGAGCAGGAGCGTGGATACTTCGAGCGTGAATCCCGTATGGCTATTACTTCTCTTGAGAAGGACGTTAGCGAGGCGTTGTGA
- a CDS encoding terminase TerL endonuclease subunit, whose amino-acid sequence MPEMLWLPNPDPGTAICVGFDGSENDDFTALQAETIDGFSFTPRYGPDSRPAVWNPAEEGGFIPRDQVHVAVAEIFERYKVERMYCDPHDWYSEIGQWSIEYGDNHVFEWPTNKVPRMFPEIRRFEIDLAQRRIKHDGCPIATVHAANAKKVGKPAQQYVLGKPSNHQKIDAIMAKILAHTAAADAREAGWNAETTDNRMFVF is encoded by the coding sequence ATGCCGGAAATGCTCTGGTTGCCCAATCCTGATCCGGGAACCGCTATATGCGTCGGATTCGATGGCAGTGAGAATGACGATTTCACCGCATTGCAGGCTGAGACTATTGACGGTTTCTCATTCACGCCGCGCTACGGTCCAGATAGTCGCCCTGCTGTATGGAATCCAGCGGAAGAAGGCGGGTTCATCCCCCGCGATCAGGTACACGTTGCCGTTGCTGAGATATTCGAGCGGTACAAGGTGGAGCGCATGTATTGCGACCCGCACGACTGGTATTCGGAGATTGGGCAATGGTCAATCGAGTACGGCGATAATCACGTTTTCGAGTGGCCGACAAATAAGGTCCCACGGATGTTTCCTGAGATCCGTCGCTTCGAGATTGACTTAGCTCAGCGGCGAATCAAGCACGACGGGTGCCCGATAGCAACCGTCCACGCCGCGAACGCGAAGAAGGTTGGCAAGCCTGCCCAGCAGTACGTGCTGGGCAAACCATCGAACCATCAGAAGATCGACGCGATTATGGCGAAGATCCTGGCCCACACTGCCGCCGCTGATGCGCGCGAGGCTGGATGGAATGCTGAAACTACTGATAATCGTATGTTCGTTTTTTGA
- a CDS encoding terminase, with protein sequence MTNDLSLSFSPSETLGFLGADWIEAHCSVPDGFDKGAPFVPSTWQLFIIVNHYRIKRAVKFVPSRPILAPAFTYRRSQCVAPQKTGKGPLAAAVTLLEAAGPIVFGGWAVGGEVYDCRDHGCGCGFIYEYEPGDAMGIPRNTSLIQLVATSEEQVDNVYRPLQSMVRGGPLAEIMKTGEQFVRLPNDGKIEAVTSSAQSRLGNPINFANFDESGIYTIQNKMVRVAETMRRGLAGMGGRSIEWTNPWDPSENSTAQRTSESKSTDIFRFYRKPPADLSYKNKAERHKIHKYVYEGSPWVDLNAIEAEAAELMETDPAQAERFYGNRIVHGLGAWLKDGIWEGSYAGNALVAQS encoded by the coding sequence ATGACGAATGATCTGTCGCTGTCATTTTCCCCGTCCGAGACTCTAGGTTTTCTCGGCGCAGATTGGATAGAGGCTCACTGTTCGGTCCCTGACGGGTTCGATAAGGGCGCGCCATTCGTTCCGTCAACGTGGCAGTTGTTCATTATCGTGAACCATTACCGGATCAAGCGGGCCGTGAAGTTCGTTCCATCCCGGCCCATCCTTGCGCCGGCGTTCACGTATCGCCGTTCGCAGTGTGTGGCGCCGCAGAAGACGGGTAAGGGTCCACTTGCCGCTGCGGTCACGCTACTGGAGGCTGCTGGGCCAATTGTGTTCGGCGGTTGGGCTGTTGGCGGTGAGGTTTACGACTGCCGCGATCATGGTTGCGGCTGTGGGTTCATCTATGAGTATGAGCCCGGCGATGCAATGGGCATTCCCCGTAACACTTCCCTGATTCAGCTCGTGGCGACGTCTGAAGAGCAGGTGGATAACGTTTACCGGCCCTTGCAGTCGATGGTCCGAGGTGGTCCGCTCGCTGAGATCATGAAGACTGGCGAGCAGTTCGTCCGTTTACCGAATGACGGGAAGATCGAGGCTGTTACGAGCTCGGCCCAATCTCGTCTTGGTAATCCGATCAACTTTGCGAACTTCGATGAGTCCGGCATTTACACGATCCAGAACAAAATGGTTCGGGTAGCTGAGACTATGCGCCGCGGCCTGGCTGGTATGGGTGGGCGGTCGATTGAGTGGACGAACCCTTGGGATCCATCGGAGAACTCGACGGCTCAACGGACCAGCGAGTCGAAATCCACTGACATTTTCAGGTTCTACCGGAAACCACCCGCCGATCTGAGCTACAAGAACAAGGCTGAGCGGCACAAGATCCACAAGTACGTTTACGAAGGCTCTCCTTGGGTTGATCTGAACGCAATTGAGGCTGAGGCTGCGGAGCTTATGGAGACTGACCCGGCACAGGCTGAACGATTCTACGGGAACCGTATCGTGCATGGTCTCGGTGCGTGGCTCAAGGATGGTATCTGGGAGGGCTCATATGCCGGAAATGCTCTGGTTGCCCAATCCTGA
- a CDS encoding HNH endonuclease has product MNKRTCSKDGCDRKHQARGLCGAHYNQTHMKNRHPKKMVPCAICGVEVLKGLGGGRIYGVVCSYECRSELTRTRRSTERARDRRSKLPDDHWALWFGRSSSWPRGGWKDCDYCAKRFPANNVNAKYCTKTCRSCWRDSADGTISSSQTNSMVRECARCGDQYTSPYQGRIYCTDYCRDKAKDERGTYLHHGWIRPAIRAAIYKRDNYMCWLCGEQVDLEADGKRDDWAATLDHVIPRSKGGTHDESNLKTAHRWCNSIRSDSGASSIWDLVS; this is encoded by the coding sequence ATGAATAAGCGTACCTGCTCTAAAGATGGATGCGACCGCAAGCACCAAGCACGCGGTTTATGTGGGGCTCACTATAACCAGACGCACATGAAGAATAGGCACCCAAAGAAAATGGTGCCTTGTGCTATTTGTGGTGTGGAAGTACTCAAGGGTTTAGGCGGAGGGCGTATCTATGGGGTCGTATGCTCCTACGAATGCAGGTCAGAACTTACGCGCACCCGACGCAGCACAGAACGAGCGCGGGACCGACGCAGCAAGCTCCCGGACGATCACTGGGCACTGTGGTTCGGGAGGTCAAGTTCTTGGCCGAGGGGCGGATGGAAAGACTGCGACTATTGCGCTAAGCGATTCCCCGCCAATAATGTGAACGCAAAGTACTGCACTAAGACTTGCAGGTCGTGCTGGCGCGACAGTGCGGACGGTACAATCAGTTCATCCCAAACTAACTCAATGGTGAGAGAGTGCGCGAGATGCGGCGACCAATACACCAGCCCATACCAAGGACGCATCTACTGCACAGACTACTGCCGAGACAAGGCGAAAGACGAGCGCGGAACCTACCTGCATCACGGATGGATAAGGCCTGCGATAAGGGCTGCAATCTATAAGCGTGACAACTACATGTGCTGGCTATGTGGTGAACAGGTTGATCTCGAAGCTGACGGCAAGCGTGACGACTGGGCAGCAACATTGGATCACGTTATACCACGTTCCAAAGGCGGCACTCATGACGAGTCCAACCTAAAGACAGCACACCGATGGTGTAATTCAATCCGATCAGACAGTGGCGCCTCGTCCATCTGGGATCTGGTTTCCTAA